A window of the Lactuca sativa cultivar Salinas chromosome 7, Lsat_Salinas_v11, whole genome shotgun sequence genome harbors these coding sequences:
- the LOC111911460 gene encoding uncharacterized protein LOC111911460, translating into MEHKAFWALKMCNFNIAELKNTWLMQMNALKELRNDAYTSSLIYKEKTKSWHDKRIKGNKEFHEGQKVLLFNSRLKLFPGKLKSRWDGPFLVKKVFPHGAIELLSKDGTPFKVNGHSVKRYEEGVPRNEDIEEGLLLEGMAET; encoded by the coding sequence ATGGAGCATAAAGCTTTTTGGGCTTTAAAAATGTGCAACTTCAACATAGCGGAGCTCAAGAACACCTGGTTGATGCAAATGAATGCTCTTAAGGAACTTAGAAATGATGCTTACACTAGTTCTTTAATCTATAAAGAGAAAACCAAAAGTTGGCATGACAAGAGGATCAAGGGTAATAAAGAGTTTCATGAAGGACAAAAGGTGTTACTTTTTAATTCAAGACTGAAACTTTTTCCGGGCAAACTCAAGTCAAGATGGGATGGTCCTTTTCTAGTGAAGAAGGTGTTTCCACATGGTGCTATAGAGTTATTATCAAAAGATGGTACCCCTTTCAAGGTCAATGGACATAGCGTAAAAAGATATGAAGAAGGAGTCCCAAGGAATGAAGACATAGAAGAAGGGTTGTTGCTGGAGGGAATGGCAGAAACGTAG
- the LOC111911462 gene encoding uncharacterized protein LOC111911462, whose translation MPYPARAKKEKQEEEYQKFLDHIKALQINIPFIEAIAQMPKYAKFLKELLTNRRTMEEVKEIVLKENCSAAMLNKLPKKKGDSGSLTLPCQFGNLATIHALADSGASVNLMPYSFFKKLDLPKPRPIRMAIQLAKKTITFPRGICEDLLVKVDKFVFPADFIILDMEVDPQVPIILGRPLLNIESAIVDMRDSKLTLRVGEDSVTFGVDQAMKQARNSDDMAFSIDMFDELMEEYDNEDSNKSNIFDEEFNDEKDLLEIERLLEEAEYE comes from the coding sequence ATGCCATACCCAGCCCGAGCTAAGAAAGAAAAGCAGGAAGAGGAGTACCAGAAATTTCTCGACCACATTAAAGCCCTTCAAATCAACATACCCTTCATTGAAGCCATCGCTCAAATGCCAAAATATGCAAAGTTCCTCAAAGAGCTTCTAACCAATAGAAGGACgatggaggaggtgaaagaaataGTTCTTAAAGAAAATTGCTCAGCTGCCATGTTAAACAAATTACCAAAGAAGAAAGGTGACTCGGGAAGCTTGACTTTGCCTTGCCAATTTGGAAACTTGGCCACCATCCATGCTTTGGCTGATTCGGGAGCTAGTGTGAACCTCATGCCCTATTCATTCTTCAAGAAATTGGATCTCCCGAAACCAAGGCCAATCCGCATGGCAATTCAATTAGCAAAAAAGACAATCACATTTCCAAGAGGTATATGTGAAGACTTATTGGTCAAGGTGGACAAGTTTGTATTTCCCGCAGATTTTATAATTCTAGACATGGAAGTGGATCCTCAAGTCCCGATCATCCTTGGAAGACCTCTCCTCAATATAGAAAGTGCTATAGTGGACATGAGAGACTCGAAGCTTACTTTACGGGTAGGAGAAGATTCAGTAACTTTCGGGGTGGATCAAGCTATGAAGCAAGCAAGGAATAGTGATGACATGGCATTCTCAATTGACATGTTTGATGAGTTAATGGAGGAGTATGATAATGAAGATTCCAACAAGTCCAATATCTTTGATGAGGAATTTAATGATGAAAAAGACTTACTGGAGATCGAGAGGCTGCTGGAAGAAGCTGAGTATGAATAA